From Nocardioides daedukensis, the proteins below share one genomic window:
- a CDS encoding TetR/AcrR family transcriptional regulator, whose protein sequence is MSNSSGARTPANKAGAPARKAATAPLAETTTQPRKTAVKGTNGRANAGPDARTRILNAAARLIAERGLEGVSLREITREAGQKNTTALQYHFGDREGMLRVLVDHYVPRISVRRHALLDHLLSRGEITLREGAAILVTPLIAELSDEGGRHFLQVAAQLVNRSDALVDPDDALGALVYDPDGSLDRWSTLIEELMPPRTAGPPLHRRFAAIRFVHLELGRRARMGVDHGGELFAAQLVDLAAAILGADLSPETRRIMDERHPEA, encoded by the coding sequence ATGAGTAACTCCTCGGGGGCCAGAACGCCGGCCAACAAGGCCGGAGCGCCGGCCAGGAAGGCGGCCACCGCCCCCCTGGCCGAGACCACCACCCAACCCCGGAAGACCGCAGTCAAGGGCACCAACGGGCGCGCCAACGCCGGGCCCGACGCCCGCACCCGCATCCTCAACGCCGCCGCCCGGCTCATCGCCGAGCGCGGCCTCGAAGGCGTGTCCCTGCGCGAGATCACCCGCGAGGCCGGCCAGAAGAACACGACCGCGCTCCAATATCACTTCGGTGATCGCGAGGGCATGCTGCGCGTGCTCGTCGATCACTACGTCCCGCGCATCTCGGTCCGCCGCCACGCGCTCCTGGACCACCTGCTCTCCCGCGGAGAGATCACCCTGCGCGAGGGCGCGGCCATCCTGGTGACGCCCTTGATCGCCGAGCTCTCCGACGAGGGGGGCCGGCACTTCCTCCAGGTTGCAGCCCAGCTCGTGAACCGGTCGGACGCGCTTGTCGACCCCGACGACGCGCTGGGCGCCCTGGTCTATGACCCCGACGGGAGCCTGGACCGGTGGTCGACGCTCATCGAAGAGCTGATGCCCCCGCGTACGGCGGGCCCTCCGTTGCACCGCAGGTTTGCCGCGATCCGGTTCGTGCACCTCGAGCTGGGGCGGCGCGCCCGCATGGGTGTCGACCACGGCGGTGAGCTCTTCGCAGCCCAACTGGTCGACCTCGCGGCGGCCATCCTCGGCGCGGACCTCTCCCCCGAGACCCGACGGATCATGGACGAGCGA
- a CDS encoding ABC transporter substrate-binding protein, whose product MLNWSAKRPVIAAVAAILALSACGSGDDSGATGKKDSDGVITVKLGVVGPKTGPASLYYKYMDQNFETFSDDFEEKYKVRFEIIGEDDQASPEETARAVSRLINEEAVHAILGPPLSGNALQVADVIQKSQIPWLLAGPNADEAINYDIQPNWAFQTNFTNQQIMEILGTRLFADNNKVGIVYSADGFGQSNLDHLKSWAKENGKKLTAEESLQPGSSDANAIIKRFKSAGVDSVFMGITQGADTATVTRAIEQAGYEPKTIMTTGTILTNYKTIAEPSQWENIQIVDPRNFLEGGDKEILDAVQEATGEAPAIPTNNISTYAMLDIYAQAVAEVGDANDREAVRKAMEDIETVHIGSLTIEKPFTTTDHKLYDDDPANWLTYGFDEKFNLKLLGTAEECLEKGC is encoded by the coding sequence ATGCTGAACTGGTCTGCAAAGCGCCCGGTGATCGCGGCGGTGGCTGCGATCCTCGCGCTCTCCGCGTGTGGCTCGGGCGACGACAGCGGCGCGACGGGCAAGAAGGACTCCGACGGGGTCATCACCGTCAAGCTCGGGGTGGTCGGTCCCAAGACCGGACCCGCCTCCCTCTACTACAAGTACATGGACCAGAACTTCGAGACCTTCTCCGACGACTTCGAGGAGAAGTACAAGGTCCGCTTCGAGATCATCGGCGAGGACGACCAGGCTTCCCCCGAGGAGACCGCCCGCGCGGTCAGCCGTCTGATCAACGAGGAGGCCGTCCACGCCATCCTCGGCCCGCCGCTCTCCGGCAATGCGCTCCAGGTCGCCGACGTGATCCAGAAGAGCCAGATCCCGTGGCTGCTGGCCGGCCCGAACGCCGATGAGGCGATCAACTACGACATCCAGCCGAACTGGGCCTTCCAGACCAACTTCACCAACCAGCAGATCATGGAGATCCTGGGCACCCGCCTCTTCGCCGACAACAACAAGGTCGGCATCGTCTACTCGGCGGACGGCTTCGGCCAGTCCAACCTGGACCACCTCAAGTCCTGGGCCAAGGAGAACGGCAAGAAGCTGACCGCCGAGGAGTCGCTCCAGCCCGGCTCGAGTGACGCCAACGCGATCATCAAGCGCTTCAAGTCGGCCGGCGTCGACTCGGTGTTCATGGGCATCACCCAGGGTGCCGACACGGCCACCGTGACCCGCGCGATCGAGCAGGCGGGCTATGAGCCCAAGACGATCATGACGACCGGCACGATCCTGACCAACTACAAGACCATCGCCGAGCCGTCGCAGTGGGAGAACATCCAGATCGTCGACCCGCGCAACTTCCTCGAGGGTGGCGACAAGGAGATCCTGGACGCCGTCCAGGAGGCAACTGGTGAGGCTCCGGCCATCCCGACCAACAACATCAGCACCTACGCGATGCTCGACATCTATGCCCAGGCCGTCGCCGAGGTCGGTGACGCGAACGACCGTGAGGCAGTGCGCAAGGCGATGGAGGACATCGAGACCGTCCACATCGGCAGCCTGACCATCGAGAAGCCGTTCACCACGACCGACCACAAGCTCTATGACGACGACCCGGCCAACTGGCTGACCTACGGCTTCGACGAGAAGTTCAACCTCAAGCTCCTCGGCACCGCCGAGGAGTGCCTCGAGAAGGGCTGCTGA
- a CDS encoding branched-chain amino acid ABC transporter permease, translated as MDAVIFGLVLGGLYALLAQSFVLTFITTKTLNFAVGEFVALGAFVVLAVASWSWLPAAGKIAIGFLAAGLVGALAYRFLVLPFTTQGEHDVRWLLSTVALSFVMLNLIGNVEGPSPQRSDTGRLGGSVEILGSGVSKQMLLIALLAVAVSIALIVASKKTSMGLIMRAVSQDKEVTSLMGVSPHMVGAVSYLVAMGLAGLAGTLYAATVGASPVMGAPLLVASIAVGVIGGLSSLWGPLLGGALYGVLSQVASFEFGAIWGETAGLLLVIAVLIWKPEGLLGRRMEVKL; from the coding sequence ATGGACGCAGTGATCTTCGGATTGGTGCTGGGAGGGCTCTATGCCCTCCTGGCCCAGTCCTTCGTGCTCACCTTCATCACCACGAAGACGTTGAACTTCGCGGTGGGCGAGTTCGTCGCCCTCGGCGCGTTCGTCGTGCTGGCCGTGGCCAGTTGGTCCTGGTTGCCCGCGGCGGGCAAGATCGCGATCGGCTTCCTCGCCGCCGGCCTGGTCGGAGCGCTGGCCTACCGGTTCCTCGTGCTGCCCTTCACCACCCAGGGGGAGCACGACGTCCGCTGGCTGCTCTCCACGGTGGCGTTGTCCTTCGTCATGCTCAACCTGATCGGCAACGTCGAGGGCCCCTCGCCCCAGCGCTCCGACACGGGTCGGCTCGGGGGCAGCGTGGAGATCCTGGGCTCGGGGGTCAGCAAGCAGATGCTGCTGATCGCACTGCTCGCCGTGGCGGTCTCGATCGCCCTCATCGTGGCCTCCAAGAAGACCTCGATGGGTCTGATCATGCGCGCCGTCTCCCAGGACAAGGAGGTCACCTCCCTCATGGGCGTCTCCCCGCACATGGTCGGCGCGGTCTCCTACCTGGTCGCGATGGGCCTGGCCGGTCTGGCCGGCACGTTGTACGCCGCGACGGTGGGCGCCTCGCCCGTCATGGGCGCCCCACTCCTGGTCGCCTCGATCGCCGTCGGCGTCATCGGTGGACTCTCCTCCCTGTGGGGTCCGCTGCTCGGCGGGGCGCTGTACGGCGTGCTCAGCCAGGTCGCCAGCTTCGAATTCGGTGCCATCTGGGGTGAGACCGCGGGTCTGCTCCTGGTCATCGCCGTCCTGATCTGGAAGCCCGAGGGCCTTCTCGGTCGTCGCATGGAGGTCAAGCTGTGA
- a CDS encoding ABC transporter permease subunit, whose protein sequence is MITTQTSTPTPGGAPEGNDPHGNNPDAADKGGKGRRGSRGNRATGAARRRTPGRSALLRDILFAVGAFAVAMIAILPGREGVGTSISTMQLVASMAAMTVAAVGLNLLMGYTKLVSLGQGGFYAIGAYASAWLALDKGWNPLLAIVGALVICGVIGALVAMATMQMRGPQFSVITLVLAVLVERILNEGKAFGQLAGYPNYAQHGVTSMPPIEVFGHVFEPPMIANTVATVMVPIVLVTALVVILARNIARSPWGSSLSAIGESEMLASHLGVNVFWRKVSVFVLASVLGGLGGVIAVQAFSHLQPETFDIYLTITIVLAVVFGGSGTVLGPLVGAVAVVWLEQSPILTSVSSFQQENISETWYLSTPGLVGILFLLTLFLMPRGIVGSVGQLVHSRIRGGAGLAKAEAAEGLSEASVESEPIPDADPETPHAEGVDPDAILVIEGAAKHFGGLKAVDGMDLQVAKGQIHAIIGPNGAGKSTLANLITGVYKPNGGTISFQGKEIGGLAPHKISRSGVARTFQTPQLFHDATVLENVLTGFPDTGRTSLLAAAVKPPSRYRRDAEMRDEAERLLDLVGLADLTDVLAGELPYGKQRALEIARALASSPELIVLDEPAAGLLATESVGLGDLLIALREHGYALVVVEHHMDLVARVADKVTCMDQGRLLSRGTPEQVLSDEAVIAAYLGKPLEEEQA, encoded by the coding sequence GTGATCACCACCCAGACATCCACCCCCACGCCGGGCGGTGCGCCTGAGGGCAACGACCCGCACGGCAACAACCCGGACGCTGCTGACAAGGGTGGGAAGGGCCGCAGGGGCAGCCGCGGCAACAGAGCCACCGGCGCCGCGCGTCGGCGTACCCCCGGTCGTTCTGCCCTCCTGCGCGACATCCTCTTCGCCGTCGGGGCCTTCGCGGTCGCGATGATCGCGATCCTCCCCGGCCGCGAGGGCGTCGGCACCTCCATCTCCACCATGCAGCTGGTCGCCTCGATGGCAGCCATGACCGTTGCCGCGGTGGGCCTCAACCTGCTGATGGGCTACACCAAGCTGGTCTCCCTGGGGCAGGGCGGCTTCTATGCCATCGGTGCCTATGCCAGTGCCTGGCTCGCCCTGGACAAGGGCTGGAACCCGCTCCTCGCGATCGTCGGGGCGCTGGTCATCTGTGGCGTCATCGGCGCCCTCGTCGCGATGGCCACTATGCAGATGCGCGGACCGCAGTTCTCCGTGATCACCCTCGTCCTCGCCGTCCTGGTGGAGCGAATCCTCAACGAGGGCAAGGCATTCGGCCAGTTGGCCGGCTATCCCAACTATGCCCAGCACGGCGTCACCTCGATGCCTCCGATCGAGGTCTTCGGCCATGTCTTCGAGCCGCCGATGATCGCCAACACCGTCGCCACGGTGATGGTGCCGATCGTGCTGGTCACCGCCCTGGTGGTGATCCTGGCCCGCAACATCGCCCGCTCGCCGTGGGGCAGCTCGCTCAGCGCCATCGGTGAGAGCGAGATGCTCGCCTCGCACCTGGGCGTCAACGTCTTCTGGCGCAAGGTGTCGGTCTTCGTGCTCGCGTCCGTGCTTGGCGGCCTCGGTGGCGTCATCGCGGTGCAGGCGTTCTCCCACCTCCAGCCCGAGACCTTCGACATCTACCTGACCATCACCATCGTGCTGGCCGTCGTCTTCGGCGGCAGCGGCACCGTGCTCGGCCCGCTGGTCGGGGCGGTCGCGGTCGTGTGGCTCGAGCAGTCGCCGATCCTGACCAGCGTCAGCTCCTTCCAGCAGGAGAACATCTCCGAGACGTGGTATCTCTCCACGCCCGGCCTGGTAGGCATCCTGTTCCTGCTCACCCTCTTCCTGATGCCGCGCGGCATCGTCGGCAGCGTCGGTCAGCTCGTGCACTCGCGGATCCGCGGGGGAGCCGGACTGGCGAAGGCGGAGGCGGCCGAGGGCCTGAGTGAGGCCTCGGTGGAGAGCGAGCCGATCCCGGACGCCGACCCCGAGACCCCGCACGCCGAGGGCGTCGACCCCGACGCGATCCTCGTGATCGAGGGAGCGGCCAAGCACTTCGGCGGGCTCAAGGCCGTCGACGGCATGGACCTGCAGGTCGCCAAGGGGCAGATCCACGCGATCATCGGTCCCAACGGGGCTGGGAAGTCCACGCTGGCCAACCTGATCACCGGTGTCTACAAGCCCAACGGCGGCACGATCTCCTTCCAGGGCAAGGAAATCGGTGGCCTCGCGCCGCACAAGATCTCCCGCAGCGGCGTCGCCCGGACCTTCCAGACGCCCCAGCTCTTCCACGACGCCACCGTCCTGGAGAACGTGCTGACCGGCTTCCCTGATACCGGGCGTACGTCGTTGCTCGCCGCAGCGGTCAAGCCTCCGTCGCGCTATCGCCGGGACGCCGAGATGCGGGACGAGGCAGAGCGGCTCCTCGACCTGGTCGGACTGGCCGACCTTACCGACGTACTCGCTGGCGAGCTGCCCTATGGCAAGCAGCGAGCGCTCGAGATCGCGCGGGCGCTGGCCTCGTCGCCCGAGCTGATCGTCCTCGACGAGCCGGCAGCCGGGCTGCTCGCCACCGAGTCGGTCGGGTTGGGTGACCTGTTGATCGCCTTGCGTGAGCACGGCTATGCGCTGGTCGTGGTCGAGCACCACATGGACCTGGTCGCCCGAGTGGCGGACAAGGTCACCTGCATGGACCAGGGCCGGCTGCTCTCCCGCGGGACACCCGAGCAGGTCCTGTCCGACGAGGCCGTCATCGCGGCGTACCTCGGCAAGCCACTCGAGGAGGAGCAGGCATGA
- a CDS encoding ABC transporter ATP-binding protein — protein MTLTVDNVVCGYDRAPILHGVSLHVEPGELVAVVGSNGAGKSTLVKTICGLVGVRGGDLTDDGQSFAKVSPAKRAKAGIVVVPEGRRLFPQLTVGENIQLGRHAAGKRATGDDPVKDLLDAFPIISERWNQQANLLSGGEQQMVALTRAVAARPRYLLLDEPSLGLSPLKTLDVFRLVELVRERTGAGILLVEQMADQALKAADRAYVLEHGQIAMEGPAADVRASPEVRRAYLGVAS, from the coding sequence ATGACACTCACGGTCGACAACGTGGTCTGCGGCTATGACCGCGCACCCATCCTGCACGGCGTCAGCCTCCACGTGGAGCCCGGCGAGCTGGTCGCTGTCGTCGGCTCCAACGGGGCCGGGAAGTCGACGCTGGTCAAGACCATCTGTGGTCTGGTCGGGGTTCGTGGCGGTGACCTGACCGACGACGGCCAGTCGTTCGCCAAGGTCTCACCCGCCAAGCGGGCCAAGGCCGGCATCGTCGTGGTGCCCGAGGGCCGGCGGCTCTTCCCGCAGCTCACCGTGGGGGAGAACATCCAGCTCGGCCGGCACGCCGCGGGCAAGCGGGCGACCGGGGACGACCCAGTGAAGGACCTGCTCGACGCGTTCCCGATCATCTCCGAGCGCTGGAACCAGCAGGCCAACCTGCTCTCGGGTGGCGAGCAGCAGATGGTTGCGTTGACCCGTGCGGTCGCCGCCCGACCGCGCTACCTGCTGCTCGACGAGCCGTCGCTCGGGCTGAGCCCGCTGAAGACGCTGGACGTGTTCCGCCTGGTCGAGCTGGTTCGGGAGCGCACGGGTGCCGGGATCCTGCTGGTCGAGCAGATGGCCGACCAGGCGCTCAAGGCCGCCGACCGGGCCTATGTGCTCGAGCACGGGCAGATCGCCATGGAAGGCCCGGCTGCGGATGTGCGCGCGTCTCCCGAAGTACGCCGTGCCTATCTCGGCGTGGCCAGCTGA